The window CCAGCTGGAGGTGGAAGAGGCTCTGCCGACCGCTCGCTGCGGCCCAGCAGGATGGGACCCCCACGCACAGCTTGGGGACAAGCACTTTAGGAGGAGGCGCTGAGCTCCCGCGACCACTCGGCGGCTGCGCACCCCGGGAGGAAACGTCTCGCGACCGCAGGCTGCTGCCGTGCGAGCGTGGCAGCGCGCAGAAGCAGCGCAGGGAGCACCGACGTGCAAGGTGCTGTGCGAACAGGAAGAGCCTGCGCCCTGCTGAGCCGGTGGCCAGGCTGTGCTCGGCCCGCGCAGCAACACAGCGGGTGCTGGGGACGGATCCTGCTCCCTCTGCGCCCATCCTGCCAAGGAAAGTCAGTTTTCTCCAGCCTCTCTCCCTGCTCTGAGCCCACCTCCCTCCAAGGCGGTGCTTTGCCCACCCAGTTCACCTGGTCCAGTCCCGGTGCTCCCCAGCACGGCCACTGCTCCCCCATGTCCTCTCTTCTCTGccaccctgctcccagcaccgggAGGGATGAACCCCGAGGCCCGGCTGCGCTCTGTGGTGCTGAGGAGTGCCCCCACCACGCCAGCAAAGCCCCCCGCAGCCCGAGGGGCCCGATCCAGGCAGAATCAGGGCTGCAACCACCAGCCACGCGCTCCCCACGATCACCGCACTCCTGTGCTCCGAAGCAACCCTCCCATCCCGCTGCCATCACTCCTGAATACATCAGAGGACTTTACCCTTGATTTAGTTTCCTTAACTGCCTTTTGTAGCAGATCTCACATCAAAGGCTCTTTCGAAAGCCCCGCTGCGCCAGCTCCCCGGCAGCTCCTCCGCTCCTCTATTCCCCCGCAGGCTCGACTCCGACTGAGAGCCAGAGCTGGCTCCCCGCTGCCCACCccacggggctgcggggaccTCCCAAATCCCCGGTGCCCTCAGCCCAGCCGTGCTGGAGAGGTTTTTCTCCCTGCCTGAGCTGGGACCAGAGGAAGGGGACAAGGTTCGGCTGCCCCAGATCCCCCCACACGCCTCTGCTGCCGCTGGGACAACCCCAGCATGAGGGATTGGCGTCTCCTGAGCCGGCAGGCAGGAggatgctgtgctctgcacctcCTTCCCCGAGCGTGGCTCTCCTTGTGCTCCCGCAGCAGGgccgtccgtctgtctgtccatccctCACAGCCCCGGGATGAAATGGCTGCTCTTACCGGTGCTGtagagcagaggagctgctgaggggcAGGAAACCTGGGCTCTGGGGCGAGGGGACAGTGGTCCAGTGCCTGCCCTGCCTAAATGTGCCCGCTGTAAATTAAGCGAGCAGACACGGAGCACTTGGGGAGCAAAGGACAGGAGGAACAGCAcccggggtgctgcagggcagggagcctggcCCCCtgctcacccagcagcagctcggCCTGATGCCCCGGTTCCACTGCGGGCTGGGAAACGTAACACCCAGCTCACCCATCGCATCGTGCTCGGGAGCGGATGCGCCGAGACGACAGCCACAGAGAGAGAGCAGCAGATGCCGTGGTTTGCTCGTGCCTCAGACGGACCCACAGCGAGCAggcacctcctgcagcagcggGGACGGCCAAACGAGCTGGCTCCCCGTAATCCCCCTCCCTCAGCTCCCCGGCTTTTTTCCAAAATGGATTTTAATCAAGTGACTGCAAATCTATAACTCGGCGGAGCTCGGGGAGAGCCGAGGCGCCGCACGCCCATTAGGGCTCGGGCTGGGTTTCTGCACAGAGACAGCCACTGCCGGGGCTCTTCACGAGGCCCCTGAGCACAGCACCCAACGCACTGTGCCTCTACTGCTGCCCCTGAGCTGCTCCAGGCTCAACAAACGTCATAGTGAGCCACAGGGCTGGGGAATTCAACCGTTTCCCATATTTACGGAAAGCTAAATTCCCTTCTCTGCTCTCAGGGATGCAGGGAGCATCCAGCAAAAGCAGGGCACGGTGGCCTGTGGGTACCACGCGCAGACTGGGGGCTTTCGATTTCGGCTGCCTGCCCAGGCGGGTGAGTCAGGGAGCTGTCTGCTGGGGGCAAAAAGGCCAAAAGGAGACAAcgataacaaaaaaaatatatataaaaataaatcagagaacCACTCCCAAGCCCAGCTTATcacttgctgctgctgggaagggtCTGGCAGGAGGCAGGTCCCCGCACAGCCCTCCATCCAGATGGGATGCAGGGGTGGAAACCCAGCACCGGCGACCCACCAGCAGCTCCACCGGGGCGAGGGAGGGAGCCGGGGAGCGCGGCCGTGCTCCCGCAAGGCCGCAGGAGGCTGGCAGGAGAGGAGCCGGTGCTGGGAGCCGCGAGGGCTGGCAGGCGGCAGGGCTGGCCCACCGGGAGCCACTTGACTGCCTGCCAGCGTCCCTTTGTTCTTCCACCGGCAGAGGAAACGGGGCTGCCGGCAGAGGAGGCGGCCGGGAGAGACCGAGCCGCTTCCTCTCCTCCCGACCAGGGAATTAGAACAacggggaggagaaggaggagaagcagacGGGCTGGACGGCGAGCTCAGACAGCTCCGCGGGAGCTTTAGGGGCCCGCAAagccctcctgcccctctgcagggCTCCGCTGTGCAGAGCCCGGCACCCTcgtcctcctcctgcagggcaCGGCAGCTCCACGCTGCTGGGGGAGCTGAaagcacggggcgggggggggggcaagcgGCCGTAATTAGCAGAGACAGATGGGCCGACCCCTTTTCATCCCGGAGCTCAGCAGCCGACACGCTGAGCCGGAGCTGCCGACGGAGAGGCGAGACCCCCCTCCGAGGCGTTTTCCAGGCTGGCGACGTCGGTTTCCTCGCGAGGTCCGTGCAAGCCGTTGGGAGCGCAGCGTGTGTAACGTCACCCACCTTGGCTGTCGGGCTGCCCTCCGCCAAAACCCTGCGGGAGaaccctcggggggggggggtcccgcagAGCCGGGGACACCCGGGGAGCATCGCGCCCCCCATCCCAAAACCAGCCCGGGCTGGGCTGCGGGTGCCCGGTTGTACCCCACGAGCTGCCCCCAGGGGCACCGGGGGCAATGttggggagggggacacggggacagcaccgctcccctgctgcccagggacccccccccggtaGCAAGAGGGTCCCAAAGGGACACCGAGCACTGGGGGTCTCAGCCCGACCGCTCACagcccacggggggggggggtctcctgccccaggacccccacggTGCCACGGGGAGAGCCCCCCCATACTCAAAGCAGCTCCCACAGGGGCAAccgggcgccccccgccccggggccaaccgggggcaccctggggccccccacccccgccgggggccgcccctcgcccccacacgggccgccccggggccccccccgccccgttccCTCGGGGAGCGCCgcggcccagccccgccgcccacACGGGCCCGGGGGTCCCCGCGGGCTCCCGGGATGCGGGGGGAGGCACATCCCGGTTGGGGCCGTTCTCCCGTATCGCGACTCTTTGTCGCCGGGCCGACTCACAGCACCAcgacccgccccccccccccgctccctcccggtaccggcggcggggcagccccaccctgcagcccccggggcacTCACCCGTGTAGTGCACCACGCAGGTCTGGCCGCGCTTGGGGAACGTCCGCCCTGCGGGGAGACACGGCACCGTCAGCGAACCGGCACCGGGCCCGgtaccggcaccggcaccggcagtTCGGGCCGAAcgggggaagaaaagggagaaaagagacagagagcGCGGGGCGCGGCTCACCGTCGCCGGGGGCGATGGTCTCCACGTGCACGCCCATGCCGGTGCCGCCGGTGCCGCCGGTGCCGGTCCTCGCGCACCCGCAGCGGCCGCAGCCCGAGGGAGGAGGGGCCCCGCCtgcgcagccgccgccgccgccgccgccatggagcccgcccgccgcccgccccgccccgccgccatcttgcccgctcccgccccccccctcccgcctccttcctgcccggccccggccgccaTCTTGGCACCGAGCGGTTGCCGGGGAAaccgggggcagcggcgggggcccggccgcggcctTCCCCCGGGGATCCCCGCACGGagccggccccgggcccggtgcagcccccccgcagcctcccggtgtcccccccgtTCCTCGCCCGCCTCCCCTCTGCGCCCTGCCGCGGCCCCTCGGGgctttgggtgcccccagggTCAGCGGTTTGGGCAATTCCACGTTAAAAAGGGCAGGTTTGGGCAATTCAAAGGGGCATTTCTAACGGGAACAGAAACcgcatgatttttttttttttgattttttttttgctcataaaaataatctgtccaGGCACAGGTTTTGCCTCAAAGCGGCCTATTTTCTCACTTTGAGCAGCCCCGAGGGAAGAGAAGTGCCAAGGACAGCCAGGAGACAAATAAAAACCCAGGGTTTTCTGCAAGTGCATGAAAATGGGACACGAGGAGACACTTAGAGTAACAGATAATGGGATGAAGCAGGTTTTAATTGCTTCTATTCCTTGCCTGCATTCTTCTAAATACTGAAATACCAAACTGTATGTGTGTTTCTTCCCCTGCTTTAAGCTGTAGCgttattattttgcattaaacGCGTAAGGTGCAGCGCCTGCCTGTGGTCTGTgactttccttgaacacccccagcaaCAGGGCAGAAAATAAACGAGGGTGGAAGAAAATAAacgaggaggagaaggggcagaCCGCAGCCCCTGGGTCCGACCTGCCCTTGCTGTTCAGGGCCCAGCTGGTCCAGAGCAAGGGAAGGCTCAGGTCAGATTCTGGTGTTTGAACTCTGGGGAAAAGCACaacagccccccccaaaaaaataaataaattctgctctaagctctccctgccctttgGATCAGCTGGAATCAGAGGAATAAAGACCAGGAGGGAAAAGCGTGATCACTCAGATTTAatagcataaaaaataaaagacgtTTTTTGGTATACATACAACAAGCACCACAGAGGCCAGCAGCCGCTCCCAGCTCCGCACCGCGTTGGGTCCGGTGCTGCAGGAGCCTGGAGCCCGCTGCCGGCACGTGCTgcagggtgggagccccccatCAGCCCACGCCTCTGGCCCAAGGAACGTAATTTGAACGTAATTCATGCCTGCTGCGGGACTTTAAAACCCCAGCAAGCGGAGTGTTGCCTCGTTGTTCAAAGGCTCTTGCTCGTTCGTCAATCTGCAGGCAGCGAGGCTGAAAGCAACGTGGTGGCAGAGGGCAGCACATTCCAGCACCCGACCATGGACTCGGGCACTCGCAAGAAGCAACCTTcacactccaaaaaaaaaacaaaaaacaaaaaagttaaaaaaaaaaaggcaaaaaaggaaGCACTTTGTGCTTCTGAGAAATTACTCTGAATCTGGACCGCCGTGGTGATCCTGCAGATGCCCTGACGCATCTCTAAAACACGATCTCCCCCACCCATCGCGAAGCTGTGCCGCGAGGCTCGAGGCTTCAAATTAATTCAGCGCCCAACTGGGGAGTAATTTGCTCGGATCCTGCCAGTGTGCACCAGACCGGAGAGCTGCAAGGTCAACCAGCGGTCAGACGCAGCTCTAGCCCTAAAAATAACCGGCCTCTCCCGCTGCCTCGGCGCGATGCTGAGCCGAGCTCTGGTGCCGGCAGCGGGAGGGCCGATCCTGCtctccccctgctgccccctcaCTGTTGCCAGGAGAGACGTGGGGGTGCCGAGAAGCGCTCGCGAGATGCTGCTGGGGGAGATGTGGCTGTGGGCTCCGATTTAAAAGCCGCTCAGCTGCTCCTGACACCCGTTCGACACTTCTGCCATAACCTCCCGACGTGGGACGAGGGGGGACAGGCTGCCAGGAGCCCCCACAGCTGCCAGACCCGAGGCTTCACAGcccgctgctgcagcctcccgcACCGAGCAGCTCCCCGTTTCCCGGCGGTGACTCAGCTGTCGAGGCTCGGGCAGGCACGGCTGCCTTCCACCCAATATCATCGCTCCTGCACGAGCTTTATACTCCTGGCTTGAACTTCACCCACGTTCACAGAAATTGTAAACCTTTCCCCATAAAAGGGCAGCCTAAGCACAAAGAGACGCACTATCCAGGTGGTATTTTCCCTAAAAATTGAGTTTCCCCTCAAAAACAACCCCCGTGGTCTTTCTGCAGGCTTTCCCACATATTTAGGCGCCACCTCCTCAATGCAGCGCGTTTGAGCATCGTGGTGAGGCTGGCGGGGCCCCCTTCTCCCCCGCACAGCAGAAGGAGAGCGCGGATCAGAGCACGGATCTTGCCCAGATCTGTTGGGACCTGCAGGAAGACCGGCGAGGCCGAGCGCCGGAGCACGCacggtggcagggctggggctgcagcaggacccCTGCCAGCCTGGCCTTTGGGACGTGGAAATGGGAAACAACAGGAAACGACGGCTTTCCCCGACACCAGCACATCCTGACAGCACAGCAAATCCCCGACACCAGCACATCCTGACAGCACAGCAAACCCACGTCCGTCCCGGTGAGCTCACCCGATTCAGCCCTGGTGGTGGTCTGAGCTGCCACGCCGCGCCTGACGCCTGTTAAAAGGAACACGAGCGCTCGTGAAACCTGGAAGCGGCCCCCGAAATAACCCTAAAACCCTTGGGAAGACACCCCCAGCGAGCTGGACACGCGCGGTCCTTCCCCTGCACCCAACTTCTGCGGGGCTGGGACCGACGCAGGCACCCAGCCTAACGCCCCGTGCCCCGGCTCCTTCAGGGAGCTCGAACTTACCCCATCGCCTCCAGCTCCATCCTCATCTGCTTCCTCCGCTCCTCGTTGATGGGATGGAGGCAGAAGATGGTTATGGCGATGAGCAGCAGGATGATTGGGACCGGGGCCATGAGAAGCTTCAGGGCGAGGGCGACGGTGGGGTTGTACGTGCAGTCTCCGGTGCGGTAACCTGCAAAactaaagaacatttttccttccccaccagGCCCCTGCACAAAGGCAAGCGTGCACCTCTGGTGCTCTCCTCTAGAGGCTCTATTGAAGGGCCAGTTTGGGGGAAttccctctcctttctgctcctttcctATGTTGGGAAGGCAAATTTGGGTACCCCTGCAATTCCTAGCCCAGCATCTCCTCTCGGATATTCCAGAAAACTCCGCTGGGCTGACAAAACCGGGGGGAGGTGGTGCTTGGTGGGGGCTTACTGTAAACCCAGCGTCGATATCCCCACGGCGAGGCCGCCTGCAAACTTGTTGAAGAAGACGTAGAAGGAGTAGAAGAGAGCCTCCAGGTTGAGGCAGTTGGGGTTCCTCAGCATGAAGTCATCCACTGCATCGGGCAGCATGGACCTGGGTGCAGACAGCCCCGCGGACGTGTCGGTGAGACCCACGGCACTGCCAGAGCTCGGCCGCCGCCTCTCCCAGAGCTctccaggcagcagagagggaaaTCCCTTGCAGAAGGCACTCTGGAAACCAACAGCTGATTCCCAACAGCCCCCCAGCCGAGCCCGGAGGTGCCCCCGCTCACCAGGGCAGGAGGTAGAGCACGGCCGAGCTGCAGCCTGCCACCACCATCAGGAGGACGAAGGCCGGGAAGTTGTGGCTCACCTGGGTGATGGCCACCAGGGCCGGGATGATCAGCTGGGGAAgcgagaggaagaggagaaacaaaagcaCGTGAGCGCTTTCTGCTGCTCACGGCCCTGCCGAACCTCGAGCcacgctgcccctgccccatgcATTTTGTGATGGGAGCTGCTGAAGGCCCCGGGCaggctgcaaaagcagcagcaaagctgtcCTCGTGGGTACAGAGGGGGTCTGAGAGAGGGCAACGGGGCTGCTGCGCTGGTGCTGGATGTGCTGTGGTTGAACCAAGTGCCTGCAAGGAAGGCGTCTGGGGATACGGGATTTGGGCGCTTGATGTTGAAAAAAAGCCAAATGGGATTTCTTGCTGGCTtgcagagccaggcagcagctgggacgTGCCCGACGAGCAGGAtgcctccctgcctctgctgtgcCCGGTGcgcagcccccctgccctgcaTCGCCCCGCAGGGCTCGCGTTGCTTGTGGCAGGCATGTGAGGTCCTGGGAAcgggccccggggctgctgtTTGGGTGCACGCAGCACCCATCAGGACAGCACCCGAGCACACGCTGCTCGCCAGATCCACAGCTCAGAGCCTGAGCTCTTGGTTGGGTGATTACACACACTAAAAAATCTCCCCAGTGTCCCAGGGACggtccctcagcctccctgcacGCGGCAACGAggaaaggcagagctgcagccggCTGCTGGCCTGCGCCCCGTGCAGAGGCAGCTGCGTTTGGGCCCCCTTTTGTCCCCCCGCCACGGgcagccagccccgctccccaggcagCGCGAGCAGCCAGGACACGGCTCCTCAATCCACAGCCACGACCGGGGGCAAACTCACCGCCAGGCCCAAGGTCACTGCCGTCTTCTtcccaaatctccccaaaaaCCACTGCCAGAAGGGGATAGAGAGGGAAGCTGTGACCTAAGGAGGAACCAAAGGGGAGACTCAGCAATGTCCCCGAGGACCGCCGGTCTCTGTCCTGGCGACATCCTCGCAGACGGGCAGGAGCAGCGGTGCTGAGGGCCGTGGGGCGACGCAGGGATCAGCCCCCCCACCGGGAAGGGCTGGCTCCCGCTTACCAGCATGATGAGCACCAAGTGCTGGAACTTCCCGGCCAGCCCCGCGGCGTGagtacagaagaaagcaaaaatcccCTGCATGACCTGGGAAGGCGACACGGGGACATTCGTAGGGTCCTGCTGCCGTGATAGCGTGCGCGGACATCTCACCCCCGAGCTCTCCTCCTGCCGAGGCAGCTCTCGCACCTGGAAGGCCAGGGACGCGAAGAGGAAGCCACAGAGCAGCTGGGTGTAGGGCTTGTGTCCCACGATCGTCCTCAGGCAGCTCATGAAAGGCAGCCCAGCCTTCCccagggggctgaggggcccTGGGGAGAGACAGTGGGGTTGCACGGGGGCTGTCGTGACACGCATGGGGATGGGAGGCACAGGGGGAGCATGCCCCCGTGTCTGGGTGCAGCTCAGCTGGGCGAGGAGCTGGAGTCTGACATCTCGGTGCGGAGACGACCACAGAGGTGTCAGCTGCATGCAGGATTTTGCTTCTCTGCAGTCTGCACTcagcctggccctgctcccccccGCAGGGACCCAGAACCTCTGCAATCCACCCTCGCCACCTGCTGCCGTGGGCGCCCTCCCAACCGCACCCGCGCGGACTCACCCGGCTGCTCCCTGACCCCGAAGACGAGAATCAGACAGGAGAGGCAGTAGATCGAGCCCAGGACCAGGGAGGCAGACACGTAGGCTCTGCGCTGGAAAGCGGGAGGCAGCGCGGTGGCACCGCGGGTACCGCACGCGGCGCAGCCAGCGGCGCCTGCCCCGCGCCGGGACCGGCCTTACCGTGCCCTCCAGCGAGCCCGCGAGGCCGGGGGTGCTGCTGTTGGGCAGGGTCCCGTTCCCGAAGGAGCAGCCGTTCGTCATGCGGCCGTGGTAAGCGCCCACCATCTGCCCCTGGATTCCTGAGCCGAGCAGCGTGCTGAACACCTCCATCCCCATTCCTGCCGGGCGGCCAGGAGAGGGACCTCAGCCCCACGCCCTGGCTGCTGGGACACAGCCCTCAGGACCACAGACCAGCTTTGGGGATGGAATTGGAGGCACCAACATCCACAGCTGTCCCAGGAGGAGAAGAGACCTGCTGTTTCTACCTGctctgattttttcccccccccccccttggctCCGGCATTATTATGATTCCTAATAACGCATCAATAGATCTGGGTCCTGGGCCCCCTAGGGATGACACACACCTAGGAAAGGCTTCTGCAGGTAAATCCTTTGCAGAAGACCACGCTGGTCTCATCGCATCCCTGGTTCACCCCACCTACTGTGTAGCTTGTTCAAAGCCAGAGGaactccttcccctctgctcctggTAGGGTCTCCCAGGAGCGCAGGCAGCCCGGGCTGTGGGGACACGGACACTTACTGTAGGCGGTGGCCGAGTCTCGGTCTCTCTGGGTTCCTCCCAGGAACATTGTCAGGGAAGAGTAGGGCACGTGGTAGCACTAGGGAGAGCACCGTGCACTCAGCTccggctgctgcttccctgcttcACAGCCATAACCCGCCCCGTCCACACGCCCCCGCTCTCGGGTGGCTTTTCACCCTCGTCTTCTGTGACTTGCTTTTCCAACAAAGCAGCGATGGAGGGGTTTGTATCACCGTAGGCAGGCGGCCCAGCTGAAGTCCCAGCATTAAAATGCACCGCTCCGTTTCCCCATCTCTCGCCTGCTCCCCAACTAACGCTCTCCCATGCCCAGCTCCAGGTCCCTTGCGGCAGAGGCTGGGGCCGGGACACCCCAGCTGACCGTGCCCACTCCCCGCAGCAGAGGATGATGTACGCGACAGCCCCAGGAAGGAACCGTGTTCCTTACGGTCATGCAAATCTGGAAGAAGTTGTACGTGAACAGGTACCACAGGAATTTCAGGGAGACGGGGGCGCCGTCCGCGAGGGTGGACCACATCATGCAGTAGCAGAGCACCCCGAACGGCATGGAGCACGCAATCCTGgggaggaagcagagctggTCAGATGTGCCTCCAGATAAGCGGGCAGACTTCCCATTGCACAAGCGGAGCTGCGCAGCCCAGCCTTGCCCCCAGCTTCCAAGCCGCAGCCCGGCTGCTGCGGGATGGGGACCTGCGAGGGGCAGCTCTGCTCGAGGGCACCTCCGTCACTcgggctgggaggaggagagaggggaaaacaaaaacactgccAGAAAGAGCGATGCCCGAGTTGTTCACAGCTTCTTATTCTCCTGCTGAAACACCTGAAGTCCTCGCTCGCCCTGCAGCAGAACCCTTCTGTGGGCAAGATCTGCTCGTGGATAGCGCCTGGTGGGGAGCTCCTGGCACAGCCCGACTGCCAAAACCTGCGTGTGCCCCCGCAGGGCTCCCGGGGCACCAAACACCACAGCCTGAAACACGTCAGGCCTCGGGGCATCAGCGAGCACACAAGTGTGCAGCGCGCTCCTCCTGTCACTGCGGCGACACACGGACCCACCGCGAGGTGCGTTATCTTCAGCGCCTGGGGATGTTCGGCTTCTGTAGTTCTCCCTAAGCCCCAGCCGCGTTAAACTCTCAGAGCAGCATcccagctgcctccctgggAGGATTTtgagccccaaatcccccctgaGGCGCCGCACGGACGCTCACCACGGGATCAGCTTGCCGT of the Anser cygnoides isolate HZ-2024a breed goose chromosome 16, Taihu_goose_T2T_genome, whole genome shotgun sequence genome contains:
- the LOC106049374 gene encoding uncharacterized protein isoform X14, which codes for MPFGVLCYCMMWSTLADGAPVSLKFLWYLFTYNFFQICMTCYHVPYSSLTMFLGGTQRDRDSATAYRMGMEVFSTLLGSGIQGQMVGAYHGRMTNGCSFGNGTLPNSSTPGLAGSLEGTSLRVCLPGPGLDLLPLLSDSRLRGQGAAGAPQPPGEGWAAFHELPEDDRGTQALHPAALWLPLRVPGLPGHAGDFCFLLYSRRGAGREVPALGAHHAGHSFPLYPLLAVVFGEIWEEDGSDLGPGADHPGPGGHHPGEPQLPGLRPPDGGGRLQLGRALPPALFCRLPHRRLHVQPHRRPRPEASHGPGPNHPAAHRHNHLLPPSHQRGAEEADEDGAGGDGASGAAWQLRPPPGLNRVASCECPSPWSGAGMCCPLPPRCFQPRCLQIDERARAFEQRGNTPLAGVLKSRSRHELRSNYVPWARGVG
- the LOC106049374 gene encoding uncharacterized protein isoform X1, which translates into the protein MRVVQPWIRSQSWAPALAGAPGGKELCWGATWGKNLPGPAALSPLSLPVLGFACWCLLLLWLEQLLGWIGAWASASSSIPRDLGVAAALGQGEGARPCLTVEEHQISPYGCGNPGSYCPAAAWAGSGHAPPSVPLASPPSAPPGGLSDVASSLAKPPSRSDQCLRCAPRRLLPLPARGSLCAAAAATRGRRTGSCFPALAEMLRCPGRTGREQSLRGERPTARIACSMPFGVLCYCMMWSTLADGAPVSLKFLWYLFTYNFFQICMTCYHVPYSSLTMFLGGTQRDRDSATAYRMGMEVFSTLLGSGIQGQMVGAYHGRMTNGCSFGNGTLPNSSTPGLAGSLEGTSLRVCLPGPGLDLLPLLSDSRLRGQGAAGAPQPPGEGWAAFHELPEDDRGTQALHPAALWLPLRVPGLPGHAGDFCFLLYSRRGAGREVPALGAHHAGHSFPLYPLLAVVFGEIWEEDGSDLGPGADHPGPGGHHPGEPQLPGLRPPDGGGRLQLGRALPPALFCRLPHRRLHVQPHRRPRPEASHGPGPNHPAAHRHNHLLPPSHQRGAEEADEDGAGGDGASGAAWQLRPPPGLNRVASCECPSPWSGAGMCCPLPPRCFQPRCLQIDERARAFEQRGNTPLAGVLKSRSRHELRSNYVPWARGVG
- the LOC106049374 gene encoding uncharacterized protein isoform X6; the protein is MRVVQPWIRSQSWAPALAGAPGGKELCWGATWGKNLPGPAALSPLSLPVLGFACWCLLLLWLEQLLGWIGAWASASSSIPRDLGVAAALGQGEGARPCLTVEEHQISPYGCGNPGSYCPAAAWAGSGHAPPSVPLASPPSAPPGGLSDVASSLAKPPSRSDQCLRCAPRRLLPLPARGSLCAAAAATRGRRTGSCFPALAEMLRCPGRTGREQSLRGERPTARNGDGGVQHAARLRNPGADGGRLPRPHDERLLLRERDPAQQQHPRPRGLAGGHAQSLRVCLPGPGLDLLPLLSDSRLRGQGAAGAPQPPGEGWAAFHELPEDDRGTQALHPAALWLPLRVPGLPGHAGDFCFLLYSRRGAGREVPALGAHHAGHSFPLYPLLAVVFGEIWEEDGSDLGPGADHPGPGGHHPGEPQLPGLRPPDGGGRLQLGRALPPALFCRLPHRRLHVQPHRRPRPEASHGPGPNHPAAHRHNHLLPPSHQRGAEEADEDGAGGDGASGAAWQLRPPPGLNRVASCECPSPWSGAGMCCPLPPRCFQPRCLQIDERARAFEQRGNTPLAGVLKSRSRHELRSNYVPWARGVG
- the LOC106049374 gene encoding uncharacterized protein isoform X5, producing the protein MRVVQPWIRSQSWAPALAGAPGGKELCWGATWGKNLPGPAALSPLSLPVLGFACWCLLLLWLEQLLGWIGAWASASSSIPRDLGVAAALGQGEGARPCLTVEEHQISPYGCGNPGSYCPAAAWAGSGHAPPSVPLASPPSAPPGGLSDVASSLAKPPSRSDQCLRCAPRRLLPLPARGSLCAAAAATRGRRTGSCFPALAEMLRCPGRTGREQSLRGERPTARIACSMPFGVLCYCMMWSTLADGAPVSLKFLWNGDGGVQHAARLRNPGADGGRLPRPHDERLLLRERDPAQQQHPRPRGLAGGHAQSLRVCLPGPGLDLLPLLSDSRLRGQGAAGAPQPPGEGWAAFHELPEDDRGTQALHPAALWLPLRVPGLPGHAGDFCFLLYSRRGAGREVPALGAHHAGHSFPLYPLLAVVFGEIWEEDGSDLGPGADHPGPGGHHPGEPQLPGLRPPDGGGRLQLGRALPPALFCRLPHRRLHVQPHRRPRPEASHGPGPNHPAAHRHNHLLPPSHQRGAEEADEDGAGGDGASGAAWQLRPPPGLNRVASCECPSPWSGAGMCCPLPPRCFQPRCLQIDERARAFEQRGNTPLAGVLKSRSRHELRSNYVPWARGVG
- the LOC106049374 gene encoding uncharacterized protein isoform X13, with protein sequence MLPGARGDAEVPGPDREGAVPQGRASHGEDCVLHAVRGALLLHDVVHPRGRRPRLPEIPVVPVHVQLLPDLHDRMGMEVFSTLLGSGIQGQMVGAYHGRMTNGCSFGNGTLPNSSTPGLAGSLEGTSLRVCLPGPGLDLLPLLSDSRLRGQGAAGAPQPPGEGWAAFHELPEDDRGTQALHPAALWLPLRVPGLPGHAGDFCFLLYSRRGAGREVPALGAHHAGHSFPLYPLLAVVFGEIWEEDGSDLGPGADHPGPGGHHPGEPQLPGLRPPDGGGRLQLGRALPPALFCRLPHRRLHVQPHRRPRPEASHGPGPNHPAAHRHNHLLPPSHQRGAEEADEDGAGGDGASGAAWQLRPPPGLNRVASCECPSPWSGAGMCCPLPPRCFQPRCLQIDERARAFEQRGNTPLAGVLKSRSRHELRSNYVPWARGVG
- the LOC106049374 gene encoding uncharacterized protein isoform X11: MLPGARGDAEVPGPDREGAVPQGRASHGELEPFHASLILFLGRAWDAVTDPAVGFLVSKSPRRKYGKLIPWIACSMPFGVLCYCMMWSTLADGAPVSLKFLWYLFTYNFFQICMTCYHVPYSSLTMFLGGTQRDRDSATAYRMGMEVFSTLLGSGIQGQMVGAYHGRMTNGCSFGNGTLPNSSTPGLAGSLEGTSLRVCLPGPGLDLLPLLSDSRLRGQGAAGAPQPPGEGWAAFHELPEDDRGTQALHPAALWLPLRVPGLPGHAGDFCFLLYSRRGAGREVPALGAHHAGHSFPLYPLLAVVFGEIWEEDGSDLGPGADHPGPGGHHPGEPQLPGLRPPDGGGRLQLGRALPPALFCRLPHRRLHVQPHRRPRPEASHGPGPNHPAAHRHNHLLPPSHQRGAEEADEDGAGGDGASGAAWQLRPPPGLNRVASCECPSPWSGAGMCCPLPPRCFQPRCLQIDERARAFEQRGNTPLAGVLKSRSRHELRSNYVPWARGVG
- the LOC106049374 gene encoding uncharacterized protein isoform X9 → MLPGARGDAEVPGPDREGAVPQGRASHGEIFLLDVVQLEPFHASLILFLGRAWDAVTDPAVGFLVSKSPRRKYGKLIPWIACSMPFGVLCYCMMWSTLADGAPVSLKFLWYLFTYNFFQICMTCYHVPYSSLTMFLGGTQRDRDSATAYRMGMEVFSTLLGSGIQGQMVGAYHGRMTNGCSFGNGTLPNSSTPGLAGSLEGTSLRVCLPGPGLDLLPLLSDSRLRGQGAAGAPQPPGEGWAAFHELPEDDRGTQALHPAALWLPLRVPGLPGHAGDFCFLLYSRRGAGREVPALGAHHAGHSFPLYPLLAVVFGEIWEEDGSDLGPGADHPGPGGHHPGEPQLPGLRPPDGGGRLQLGRALPPALFCRLPHRRLHVQPHRRPRPEASHGPGPNHPAAHRHNHLLPPSHQRGAEEADEDGAGGDGASGAAWQLRPPPGLNRVASCECPSPWSGAGMCCPLPPRCFQPRCLQIDERARAFEQRGNTPLAGVLKSRSRHELRSNYVPWARGVG